A genomic segment from Gracilinanus agilis isolate LMUSP501 chromosome 1, AgileGrace, whole genome shotgun sequence encodes:
- the LOC123230515 gene encoding zinc finger protein OZF-like, producing the protein MNESSHYCILREIFDSIKVNKNPKSDGEFDETAMKFSQHSGLLQYRKLTSGNEYCWDSKYKKHFPEEVGFVQSPEKPEMPIYQGNLAAHQIIHIGGKPYKCKQCEKAFTKRSNLAAHQRIHTGEKPYECKQCGKAFTQRSNLTAHQNIHTGEKPYDCKYCGKAFTEGGSLAKHQSIHTGGKPYECKHCGKAFTQRSNLATHQRIHTGEKPYECKHCGKVFTQRNSLIKHERIHTGEKPYQCKQCGKAFTCRSHLAAHERNHTGEKPYECKQCGKAFTQRGCLAAHQRIHTGEKPYECKQCGKAFTQKGCLAAHQRIHTGEKPYECKQCGKAFTHRGCFAAHQSIHSGKKPYECNHCGKTFKRRSYLTTHQSTHTGEKPYKCKYCGKTFTWKESLAIHERNHTGEKPYECKECGKTFTERDYLVKHEGMHTGEKPYECKHCRKAFTRRGSLAKHQSIHTEEKPY; encoded by the exons ATGAATGAGAGTTCTCATTACTGCATTTTGAGAGAAATCTTTGACTctatcaaggtaaataaaaatccaaagagtgaCGGTGAATTTGATGAAACTGCCATGAAATTCAGCCAACATTCAGGCCTACTTCAGTACAGGAAATTGACCTCAGGAAATGAGTATTGTTGGGATAGCAAATATAAGAAACACTTTCCTGAAGAAGTAGGATTTGTTCAGTCACCTGAGAAACCTGAAATGCCCATCTATCAAG gcaatcttgctgcacatcagattATCCACATTGGAgggaaaccttataaatgtaaacagTGTGAAAAGGCTTTCACAAAGAGGAgcaatcttgctgcacatcagagaatccacactggagagaaaccttatgaatgtaaacagtgtggaaaggcttttacacagAGGAGCAATCTTACTGCACATCAGaacatccacactggagagaaaccttatgactgtaaatactgtggaaaggcttttacagagGGGGGATCTCTTGCTAAGCATCAGAGTATCCACACTGGAgggaaaccttatgaatgtaaacactgtggaaaggcttttacacagAGGAGCAATCTTGccacacatcagagaatccatactggagagaaaccttatgaatgtaaacattgTGGAAAGGTTTTCACACAAAGGAACTCTCTTATTAAACAtgagagaatccatactggagagaaaccttatcaatgtaaacaatgtggaaaggcttttacatgtAGGAGCCATCTTGCTGCACATGAGAGAAAtcacacaggagagaaaccttatgaatgtaaacagtgtggaaaggctttcacacagaggggctgccttgctgcacatcagagaatccacactggagagaaaccatatgaatgtaaacaatgtggaaaggctttcacacagaagGGCTgccttgctgcacatcagagaatccacactggagagaaaccttatgaatgtaaacagtgtggaaaggctttcacacacaGGGGCTGTTTTGCTGCACATCAGAGCATCCACAGTggaaagaaaccttatgaatgtaatcactgtggaaagactttcaaacGAAGGAGCTATCTGACTACACATCAGAGCacccacactggagagaaaccttataaatgtaaatacTGTGGAAAAACTTTTACATGGAAGGAATCTCTTGCTATACATGAGAGAaaccacactggagagaaaccttatgaatgtaaagagtgtggaaagacttttacagAGAGGGACTATCTTGTTAAACATGAGGGAATgcacacaggagagaaaccttatgaatgtaaacactgtagAAAGGCTTTTACACGGAGGGGATCTCTTGCCAAGcatcagagcatccacactgAAGAGAAACCTTATTAA